The Lachnospiraceae bacterium KM106-2 nucleotide sequence ATAATAAAGATAAAAACAATATGCAGATTAGTATGCCTGGTAAACCAAAGAAATTTACAAATAAGGATTTAAAAGATGCCCTTAAATTAAAAGAATTATATACTTATAAGGAAATTAGTAAACTAACCGGTATAAGTGAAAGTACATTATTTCGAGCTAGAAATAAATTTGAAGAACAGTAAATAAGATGATTAAACTTACAGAAGGAATAAAATTTATTTATACATATTAATATTCTTAAATATGAATCTTAAAGAATATTGGATACAATGCATTATAGCTGAAAAGAGGAATTGTCTTAAACAATAATGATGTTGATAAGCTCCAGTACATGAAACTTTTCGTGAAACGCAAGTTTTACGAAAACATTTACCAATCTTTACAGCAATCCCCAGATTCTTATCCCAATTAAGTCCTTTTGGCTCTAATTTGTCTGAATTGCTATTATACCATAATTACACTGTTTTTGTTGTAATTGAATCATATTTAACAACCTTATCTCTTTTTTACTTTGTTCTAATCTCATTTCATAGATCGAATGTTCCCTCGGATCATTTATTCCCCATCTGTATTCATTAACCATCACCAGGCTTTCTTGCTAATCCGTTCATAGATTCATCTATTAAGATAATTTCTCATATAAAGTTATTGATAACCGATTGATCTAATATGTCTATAACTGATTGTCTTTTTATGAATGAGCTAATCATTTCTAAATTCCATAGCATAATTTCAAATATTTACTTCATTTACGGATTAATCATTGCTCAATCCACTAATTTACTGTAATCCGTACAATAACTAACTAAGTAATTAATATTATCAAAACTTACGTTTTTTGTTACTGAAAAGTTTACTTATTCTTAATTTCTGCTGCCGGATCATACCTTAACAAATCGTTCCGAATAGGCATAGATGGCTACTCTGCTGCCCTTTTCATCCACTTAACAGTTATTTACTATTTAAAATGATTTATGAATTAAAAAGTGAAGTTTCTAATAAAGTAGTAAATTCTAGCTAGCGCTTCTATGAATCATACTTAAAATGATGCTTACTGAAATACTGGTTTATGATCTGATCTTCTTCTTTCTCCGTAAGCTGACTAGGATAGTTGCTAAGATGTGTGATCCATTCCTTTTTTAATTCTTTTATTGTTTTACCAAATACATCTTTATATTGATTAGGAAGGCAATTACTTTGATAAAAGCCAAGTGCCTTTTTCATTCCATAGTTCGTAACTAAAAACTTACAAAATGATTCACTTAACTTATAATAAATTCTACTAGTATTTCTTACGTCTAGGCCGCTTGTCGTTGGGGAGGGGCAACTCTTGATACCTATAGCATCTACGATCTTTTGATATTTCTTCTTTGCTATATATGGTGTAGACATCATATCGATATCTTCTCCGTAGTTATAACCTCCCGAATTACTTCCTGTTAGATCAGAAATATAACAGGCAAATCCTTCTGATAAACTTGAATTAGTATGAACTCCGATTATTAGATGAGTCAATTCATGGGCATATGGTGTTACATTATACTTAAATAGGTTTGCATTAAATACAATACTATGACTGCTCATAATAGTATGATTCATGGAATTTGGATCTATCTGTATATCTATTCTTAAAGGTTTTCCATCCTTTTGGTACTGTTTTTCCCAGTTATAGAGTCCGGTTAATTGTTCAATTTTCTTGATGTATTTATTACCTTTATTAATAAAGTCTTCTTTTGATTTGAAACCATCATATTTGTTATGATACTTATTCCACTGCTTTTGATTGATTACAATATTGATTTTTTCATTCTTTTCATTCTTAACCTCTGATTTCTGATTCACATGTTTTGTGCTTGTTCCTTTTACATAGAAAATACATAACGCACAAATTAAGAATGTAGCTATCAGTATGCATGCTCTTTCTTTACTCATAATATGATCCTTCCTTATGTATAACATAGAACTCCATCATAAATAAACTATAATACACTTCACTCATATTTCAATGCCTCAATGTAAAAGCGTTGGTGTTTTTATACCAAAGCGTCGATTTTTAAGTTAATCATGTATAAAATAAGGCAAAACCTACATTACAGTAAGATTGATCGATTCTTGCTAAAATATATACCATAATTTACGACATAAAGAACGTTTGTTCGACACACCTGTAAATGACTATTTCATTAATTGATTTCGCTATATTTCTAACAATTATTTGCAAAATACTGATAAATAGCCATTCTTAACTGCTATCCATTTATTAATTTCTTTGCGAGATAATGCAAATATAGTATGTTTTACGACATAGAGAACATACGTTCGACAAAAAAATCAAACTTACTTTTTAATAATATAAAAGACGTATCTCCTATTCTAAAGATACGCCTTTTAGGTAAGTGATTCAATATTTAGTTAGTTATGATCTTTAAGTGATTCGACCAAGTCCACATTATGATCAATTTGTTATCTTTTTTCTGGTAGAGATCACCGTATTTATTATAATAATTTGTATTTTCTTTTGGTATTACAACCGTATTAAGATTTAGAATGTAGGATAAAGGCTCCTCTCCTTCTATGGATACTAGCTTTTTAGAAAGGGTTATCTTTCTTAAATAACGGTTTTGATATTGGTGATAAGAACTACTTGAGACTGCTGCATTAAATGCATTCTGTTTTACGGTTGTGACACGATCAGGCATTACATATTCCGTATCTTTCTTATTATAAGGATAGAGATATATCGTCTTCATGTTTTTACTATAGATAACGCCATCTTTAACGGTCATATATTTATTCCCCTTTGGAATCGTGTAATGATCTAAAAAGGTTGGTATATTATCGTAGGATAACTTTGTGTTTACCTTTAATGTCTTCACATTCTTCTCCTTACTAGAAAGGGGAAGTTTAAATTCATACTCATAATTCTTTGCTTTTTTCGTTAATGAGATAACGCTGCTTGGTACATTATAAACATCGGCCTTTTTATTTCTAGGATAAGCAATTAAGTATTGTAATTTCTTATCATATAGAATACCATCTTTTGTTTTAAAATAGCGATTCTTTTTGTCTACTTGATATTTTTCAACATATGCTAGCCCTTTTGAGGAGAATGTCTTTAAGCTTGCTGGAATCTTTACAACTTTAATATAATTCGTAAAGCTAAATGCGTAATTTGAAATCGATGTAACTCCCTTAGGAATTGTATAGGTAGTTACATTTTTACCTGAGTTTACAGTAAAAAGAATTTTTGTCTTCTTTTTATTAAACAAAGTCTTACCATCGGTCTTATAATAAGGATTCTTAGAGGATACTTTGATCGACTTGATCGTACTGCCTCACACTGCTAGATCCTCTAGGTGCGTTAGCTTTGTTGCACGTCCAATATACAAACTTTTAACATGATCTAAGTTTCCTGTATAAATGGAAAGTGTTTTTAGTGTTTCTGGCAGTTTTAACGCTATGTTTCTCTTACTCTGGCAGATACCGTAGAGTATTGTACGCTTTTTATTATAGAGCACATTTTGGTAAACCGAATAATATTTGTTTTTTGATGAAACTTGGACTTTCTTTAATTTCCATAGAAAATCCATTGGTGAGATCACACGGCGTTTGTATTCTATATCAGAGTCACTATCACCATCGGCATAACAATTATAGACTACAAATTCTTTCAATGACTTTGGAATCGACAAAGTAGTTAAACTATATGATGGAACTAACTCTAGGTTTAAATTGACTAATTGATCTGAGAATGTCAAAGCAGTGATCTTACTTGTTGACCGACCTATTGGGATTGCATAGAGTACGGTTCCTTTTTTGTTGTAAAGGATATTATGTATTACTTTATAATAAGGATTTTTGCTGGATACAGTAATTTTAGATAATTTGCCCATCCACATTGCAAGATCACCTCGTTTACTGCTATCCATTAGTTTAAGTTTTGTTTTTGCACCGATCGTTAATTGTTCTAGATGATTGGTATGATAAAAGGAGCCGATGGAAGCTTCTTCTGTCACTGTACTTGGAATCGTATAACTCTTATTTGGATGATTGATAGGATATTTCACCAAGGTTGTCACTGCTTTATTATATAGAATTCCATCGATTGCTTGAAAGTCTGGATTATCCTTATCAACAATAAAGTTTTCTAAGTTTGATAATAGTGTTAAGTTGTAACAATAATAATTTGGATTTCTAACATCATCAATATCAATCCAGTCTTCTTCTGCGAATTTGGATGTTTGCTTCCATCTCTCATCAGTAAAATAAATGGAATCTTGTTTGGCCTCATCGATATAGGTTTGAACCGTTTTTGATAGTTCAATTGTTTTCACCTTTGGAAAAGCAAGTAACTCTCCTTCTGAAATTGCCGTACATCCTTCTGCATAACGGACTTTCAGAACTTTCGGAAATGGATTAAACTGTGAAAGATGATTCTCGTTTGTAGAATCCTTGGTAAATACGAATTCCTGCTGCCCGCTATAATTGTTTATGTTCGTGCCATCATAATAGAATATATTTTGATCGCTAACGGCGGCCTTACTTGAAAAACCAGTTAGGATCAATACTAGCAGCAATGAAACACAATAAAGCAAGGTTGAAACTAGTGACTTTCTTACATCTTGTATCATTAAGATACCCCCTTAACTATAAATAGTTGACCTATTATCTTTTATGTAAATTCATTCTATCACGAATATACAGTAGAAACAAGAAAGACCCAATGACATTATGTCATAGGGTCTTTCTACTGATTTAGTTATTTTACTTCAATTACGAT carries:
- a CDS encoding cell surface protein, whose protein sequence is MFNKKKTKILFTVNSGKNVTTYTIPKGVTSISNYAFSFTNYIKVVKIPASLKTFSSKGLAYVEKYQVDKKNRYFKTKDGILYDKKLQYLIAYPRNKKADVYNVPSSVISLTKKAKNYEYEFKLPLSSKEKNVKTLKVNTKLSYDNIPTFLDHYTIPKGNKYMTVKDGVIYSKNMKTIYLYPYNKKDTEYVMPDRVTTVKQNAFNAAVSSSSYHQYQNRYLRKITLSKKLVSIEGEEPLSYILNLNTVVIPKENTNYYNKYGDLYQKKDNKLIIMWTWSNHLKIITN
- a CDS encoding cell surface protein — protein: MIQDVRKSLVSTLLYCVSLLLVLILTGFSSKAAVSDQNIFYYDGTNINNYSGQQEFVFTKDSTNENHLSQFNPFPKVLKVRYAEGCTAISEGELLAFPKVKTIELSKTVQTYIDEAKQDSIYFTDERWKQTSKFAEEDWIDIDDVRNPNYYCYNLTLLSNLENFIVDKDNPDFQAIDGILYNKAVTTLVKYPINHPNKSYTIPSTVTEEASIGSFYHTNHLEQLTIGAKTKLKLMDSSKRGDLAMWMGKLSKITVSSKNPYYKVIHNILYNKKGTVLYAIPIGRSTSKITALTFSDQLVNLNLELVPSYSLTTLSIPKSLKEFVVYNCYADGDSDSDIEYKRRVISPMDFLWKLKKVQVSSKNKYYSVYQNVLYNKKRTILYGICQSKRNIALKLPETLKTLSIYTGNLDHVKSLYIGRATKLTHLEDLAV